In one Streptomyces sp. NBC_01288 genomic region, the following are encoded:
- a CDS encoding carbohydrate ABC transporter permease has translation MTTTAVRPKSRRLTPRWRDYGRPRELLVRYLLLLLVLGLTVGPLIWQLLASLKGTGEDVFGANASLLPHHPTLHAYREVFSQVPVATYIKNSLIVVALSVGSQLLFSTTAGYMLSKPAWKGRRSVWILLVASMMFPFESIMVSLFLSIRDLGLVDSVVGVWLPGFVGAINVLLMRGAFLAVPREIEDSGMLDGASEWQRFRYLYLPSAWGAIMVVTINTFISAWDDFLWPLIVLRSEDHMTLTLGLSRLQSSSFGYDQRVVMAGSVISVIPVLVLFVITQRWFYKGVSAGAVKL, from the coding sequence ATGACGACGACCGCCGTGCGGCCCAAGTCCCGCCGCCTGACGCCCCGTTGGCGTGACTACGGCCGCCCTCGCGAACTCCTCGTCCGCTACCTCCTGTTGCTGCTGGTCCTCGGCCTCACCGTAGGGCCCCTCATCTGGCAGCTCCTGGCCTCGCTCAAGGGCACCGGCGAGGACGTCTTCGGCGCGAACGCCTCCCTGCTGCCCCACCACCCGACCCTGCACGCCTACCGCGAGGTCTTCAGCCAGGTCCCGGTGGCGACGTACATCAAGAACAGCCTGATCGTGGTCGCCCTCTCGGTCGGCAGCCAGCTCCTGTTCTCCACCACGGCCGGCTACATGCTCTCCAAGCCCGCCTGGAAGGGCCGCAGGTCGGTCTGGATCCTCCTGGTCGCCTCCATGATGTTCCCCTTCGAGTCGATCATGGTGTCGCTGTTCCTGAGCATCCGCGACCTCGGCCTGGTCGACAGCGTGGTGGGCGTGTGGCTGCCCGGCTTCGTCGGCGCGATCAACGTCCTGCTGATGCGCGGCGCGTTCCTCGCGGTACCGCGCGAGATCGAGGACTCGGGGATGCTGGACGGCGCGAGCGAGTGGCAGCGCTTCCGCTACCTCTATCTCCCGTCCGCGTGGGGCGCGATCATGGTCGTCACGATCAACACCTTCATCAGCGCCTGGGACGACTTCCTCTGGCCCCTGATCGTGCTCCGCTCCGAGGACCACATGACCCTGACGCTGGGCCTCTCCCGGTTGCAGAGTTCGTCGTTCGGCTACGACCAGCGCGTGGTGATGGCCGGTTCGGTGATCTCCGTGATCCCGGTGCTCGTGCTGTTCGTCATCACCCAACGCTGGTTCTACAAAGGCGTTTCAGCGGGAGCCGTCAAGCTCTGA
- a CDS encoding DeoR/GlpR family DNA-binding transcription regulator, translated as MSRAPLIPEQRHQELLRLLRGSGVLSIHDLTAALNVSHMTVRRDITALEKSGQVVSVQGGVRLADWTGHVPPRERASRAALEMPRKQAIAGRAAELVEDGMTVFLDAGTTCQSVVPFLVGRKDLTVVTNDFHAVLALCELPSVHTVHTGGEVDVSSGSSSGPLAARTVGALNLDLAFLSAGSWDLAHGITSFSMDKVLLKQAVMEAAGSVALLADSTKWGTVERFNVTRLDRLDTVVTDDGLPPAVVDRIAEEGPAVLRTG; from the coding sequence TTGAGCAGGGCACCCCTGATCCCCGAGCAACGCCATCAGGAGCTGCTGCGCCTGCTGAGGGGCAGCGGGGTGCTGAGCATCCACGACCTGACCGCGGCGCTGAACGTGTCGCACATGACGGTGCGCCGGGACATCACCGCGCTGGAGAAGAGCGGTCAGGTGGTCTCGGTGCAGGGCGGGGTGCGGCTCGCGGACTGGACCGGCCATGTGCCGCCCCGCGAGCGGGCCTCGCGCGCGGCGCTGGAGATGCCCCGCAAGCAGGCGATCGCCGGGCGGGCGGCGGAACTCGTCGAGGACGGCATGACGGTGTTCCTCGACGCGGGAACCACCTGCCAGTCGGTCGTGCCGTTCCTGGTCGGCCGCAAGGATCTCACCGTCGTCACCAACGACTTTCACGCCGTACTGGCGCTGTGCGAACTGCCGTCCGTGCACACGGTCCACACCGGTGGCGAGGTCGATGTGTCGAGCGGTTCGAGCAGTGGGCCCCTGGCCGCCAGGACGGTCGGAGCGCTGAACCTCGACCTAGCCTTCCTGAGTGCTGGTTCCTGGGACCTGGCCCACGGCATCACGAGCTTCTCGATGGACAAGGTGCTGCTCAAGCAGGCGGTGATGGAGGCGGCCGGCTCGGTCGCGCTGCTCGCCGACAGCACGAAGTGGGGCACGGTGGAGCGGTTCAACGTGACGAGGCTGGACCGGCTCGACACGGTCGTGACCGACGACGGCCTGCCGCCCGCCGTGGTCGACCGCATCGCGGAGGAGGGCCCGGCGGTGCTCCGCACGGGCTGA
- a CDS encoding peptidyl-prolyl cis-trans isomerase, translating to MTEHAAVVRGRTVPKRRVDALLAAVPARDRETRPEALARAERQRRRWATQVVVIDELAQRACAERGLKPPAEVSPDQVLAVAETDVADLGSIVAAALAHSPAARLLLAELEGEQEVAEEAVRDYYDRNRDRFLTAEALRRGVDPFGRVSSEDFVPYGQARAGVERELRQAAGRRAFFGWLDQAKAGVVYAVGHEHPGDPAHPDHEHRH from the coding sequence GTGACCGAGCACGCGGCCGTGGTGCGCGGCAGGACCGTTCCAAAGAGGCGGGTGGACGCGCTGCTGGCGGCCGTACCGGCGCGGGACCGGGAGACCCGGCCCGAGGCGCTCGCGCGGGCCGAGCGGCAGCGCCGGCGGTGGGCGACGCAGGTGGTGGTCATCGACGAGCTGGCCCAACGGGCGTGCGCGGAGCGGGGGTTGAAGCCTCCCGCGGAGGTGTCGCCGGACCAGGTGCTCGCCGTAGCCGAGACCGATGTCGCGGATCTCGGCAGCATCGTCGCGGCGGCCCTCGCGCACTCCCCGGCCGCCCGGCTGCTGCTGGCCGAGCTGGAGGGCGAGCAGGAGGTCGCGGAGGAAGCCGTACGGGACTACTACGACCGGAACCGGGATCGCTTCCTCACCGCGGAGGCGCTACGGCGCGGTGTCGACCCGTTCGGTCGGGTGTCATCGGAGGACTTCGTGCCGTACGGGCAGGCCCGTGCGGGGGTCGAGCGAGAGTTGCGGCAAGCCGCGGGGCGGCGGGCCTTCTTCGGTTGGTTGGACCAGGCCAAGGCCGGCGTCGTGTATGCCGTGGGTCATGAGCATCCCGGCGATCCGGCGCACCCGGACCACGAGCACCGGCACTGA
- a CDS encoding SIS domain-containing protein has product MSAESVSAETFARESLAVLQHITESSRDTVSRAAELIADCVRTDGVIQAFGTGHSQAMVLELAGRAGGLVPTNRLSIADLVLYGGDPPSVLDDPLLERRSGVAERLYDLAAPRPEDLFVIISNSGVNKVIVEMALRVKERGHRLLAITSLAHTRAVPAGHPSGRKLVDLADVVLDNAAPRGDALLELPTGGAVCALSTLTGAMLVQLSVAEAAAQLLASGERPPVYVSANVPGGFEGNLELEKRYEGRIRRTAS; this is encoded by the coding sequence GTGTCCGCCGAGTCCGTAAGCGCCGAGACCTTCGCGCGCGAGAGCCTGGCCGTCCTCCAGCACATCACCGAGTCCAGCCGCGACACCGTGTCCCGCGCCGCCGAACTGATCGCGGACTGCGTCCGCACGGACGGCGTCATCCAGGCCTTCGGCACCGGCCACTCCCAGGCCATGGTCCTCGAACTCGCGGGCCGCGCCGGGGGGTTGGTGCCCACCAACCGGCTGAGCATCGCCGACCTCGTCCTCTACGGCGGCGACCCGCCCAGCGTCCTCGACGACCCGCTGCTGGAGCGCCGGTCCGGGGTCGCCGAACGCCTCTACGACCTCGCGGCACCCCGCCCCGAGGATCTCTTCGTCATCATCTCCAACTCCGGTGTGAACAAGGTGATCGTGGAGATGGCCCTGCGCGTGAAGGAGCGCGGCCACCGGCTTCTGGCCATCACCTCGCTCGCCCACACCCGCGCCGTCCCGGCCGGTCACCCGAGCGGCAGGAAGCTCGTCGACCTCGCCGACGTCGTCCTCGACAACGCGGCCCCGCGCGGCGACGCCCTCCTCGAACTCCCCACCGGGGGTGCCGTTTGCGCCCTGTCCACGCTCACCGGCGCGATGCTCGTCCAGCTGTCGGTCGCGGAGGCGGCGGCGCAGTTGCTCGCCTCCGGGGAGCGCCCGCCGGTGTACGTCTCGGCCAATGTGCCCGGCGGCTTCGAGGGCAACCTGGAGCTGGAGAAGCGGTACGAGGGGCGAATTCGCCGTACCGCGAGCTGA
- a CDS encoding carbohydrate ABC transporter permease, which produces MVATQTAKPVTVPGAEAVVSAPGTSRIRKFARAVLPGPAPGANGASLYRRWWLPWLWTAPAIVCAAVFGVFPFLNTLLLSFTNAKPLGGAANFVGLSNYTRMLGDSDFWLATRNSVLYAVIVVPLMVLLPLLLAVLVEKNLPGIGFFRSAFYTPVLASSVVVGLSWQWLLADDGLVNTWLEKAHLIRSAIPFLSDSWLILLSAMGLTLWKGLGWYMVFYLAALGNVPKELHEAASMDGAGAARRFWHITVPGVRQAMMLVGTLTGIGSLRVFTEIYMLGSSTGGPGGADRTLPFYIRDVGLDPITGNAGYGSAVSVALFVLTLGLTLLAQRLTKEDES; this is translated from the coding sequence ATGGTGGCGACGCAGACCGCGAAGCCGGTGACCGTGCCCGGTGCGGAGGCCGTCGTCTCCGCACCGGGCACGTCCCGCATACGTAAGTTCGCCCGCGCCGTCCTGCCCGGCCCCGCCCCCGGCGCCAACGGTGCGTCCCTGTACCGCCGTTGGTGGCTGCCCTGGCTTTGGACCGCTCCAGCGATCGTCTGCGCGGCGGTGTTCGGGGTGTTCCCGTTCCTCAACACGCTGCTGCTGTCGTTCACGAACGCCAAGCCGCTCGGCGGCGCCGCGAACTTCGTCGGGCTCTCCAACTACACCCGCATGCTGGGCGATTCGGACTTCTGGCTGGCGACCCGCAACAGCGTCCTGTACGCCGTGATCGTCGTCCCGCTCATGGTGCTGCTGCCCCTCCTGCTGGCCGTCCTGGTGGAGAAGAACCTCCCCGGCATCGGCTTCTTCCGCTCGGCCTTCTACACCCCGGTGCTGGCCTCCAGCGTGGTCGTCGGTCTGAGCTGGCAGTGGCTGCTGGCGGACGACGGGCTGGTCAACACCTGGCTGGAGAAAGCCCACTTGATCCGGTCGGCGATCCCCTTCCTCTCCGACTCGTGGCTGATCCTGCTCTCCGCGATGGGCCTCACCCTGTGGAAGGGCCTCGGCTGGTACATGGTCTTCTACCTGGCCGCCCTCGGGAACGTTCCAAAAGAACTGCACGAGGCCGCGTCCATGGACGGCGCCGGTGCCGCCCGCCGCTTCTGGCACATCACCGTGCCCGGCGTACGCCAGGCGATGATGCTGGTCGGCACCCTCACCGGCATCGGTTCGCTGCGCGTGTTCACCGAGATCTACATGCTCGGCAGCTCCACCGGCGGCCCCGGCGGCGCCGACCGCACGCTGCCCTTCTACATCCGGGACGTCGGCCTGGACCCCATCACCGGAAACGCGGGCTACGGCTCGGCGGTGAGCGTGGCGCTGTTCGTCCTGACCCTGGGACTGACCCTGCTGGCGCAGCGCCTCACGAAGGAGGACGAGTCATGA
- a CDS encoding extracellular solute-binding protein → MRTGRLTGSMVGIIVLTLTAAGCGLSGSSGDSDSTAGGCKVDKGNVGSGKLTGSVKGSITFQTTNLKKDFGTFFNGVIKSFEKAHPGTSVKWIDDPGDSTFTQRTVADAQACTLPDVLNLNSETATALTKAGYLLNLGVKDPSVGKPFVPAFWKSSTFKDASGSALHTVLPWYTGGIVLTYNTDLLKKAGIDPAKPPTTIFGLFADYEKIAKSAKGKYYATMANPIWRIPADFDQMNIKTLSSDGKSAVFADDPRTTQWVAWMAKLYKEGAMPKDSLSSSNDPSTPYTQGKVAYGSTNPSYVRFVKQNSPSIYAKTGVGQQPFDALGHTTGAPQYISVAATSKHAPVALAFAEYLTDAENQTAWAKDPDVVIFPTTTTSLNDPFFQKASGDDQFAQARKLVADQLKTTTAYQTNLSPAVQNAIVSQVQLAMQGKKSAAQAVKDAQAKADELLKQAG, encoded by the coding sequence ATGCGCACAGGAAGACTGACCGGATCGATGGTGGGGATCATCGTCCTGACCCTGACGGCCGCCGGCTGCGGGCTGTCCGGCAGTTCGGGCGACAGCGACTCCACCGCGGGCGGCTGCAAGGTGGACAAGGGCAACGTCGGGTCCGGGAAGCTCACCGGCTCGGTGAAGGGCAGCATCACCTTCCAGACCACCAACTTGAAGAAGGACTTCGGGACGTTCTTCAACGGGGTCATCAAGTCCTTCGAGAAGGCGCATCCCGGTACGTCGGTGAAGTGGATCGACGATCCGGGCGACAGCACCTTCACCCAGCGCACCGTGGCCGACGCCCAGGCCTGCACGCTGCCGGACGTCCTCAACCTCAACTCGGAGACGGCGACGGCGCTCACGAAGGCCGGCTACCTCCTCAACCTCGGCGTCAAGGACCCCTCGGTCGGCAAGCCGTTCGTCCCCGCGTTCTGGAAGTCGAGCACCTTCAAGGACGCCTCGGGCTCCGCGCTGCACACCGTGCTCCCCTGGTACACCGGCGGCATCGTCCTGACGTACAACACCGACCTGTTGAAGAAGGCCGGGATCGACCCCGCGAAGCCGCCGACGACGATCTTCGGGCTGTTCGCCGACTACGAGAAGATCGCCAAGTCGGCCAAGGGCAAGTACTACGCGACGATGGCCAATCCGATCTGGCGCATCCCCGCGGACTTCGACCAGATGAACATCAAGACCCTCTCCAGCGACGGCAAGTCGGCCGTGTTCGCCGACGATCCGCGCACCACCCAGTGGGTCGCCTGGATGGCGAAGCTGTACAAGGAGGGCGCGATGCCGAAGGACTCGCTGTCCTCCAGCAACGACCCGTCCACGCCGTACACGCAGGGCAAGGTCGCCTACGGCTCCACCAACCCGAGCTATGTGCGGTTCGTGAAGCAGAACAGCCCCTCGATCTACGCCAAGACGGGCGTCGGGCAGCAGCCCTTCGACGCACTCGGCCACACCACCGGCGCCCCGCAGTACATCTCGGTCGCCGCGACCAGCAAACACGCCCCAGTGGCACTGGCGTTCGCGGAGTACCTCACCGACGCCGAGAACCAGACGGCATGGGCCAAGGATCCGGACGTGGTGATCTTCCCGACGACCACCACCTCGCTGAACGACCCGTTCTTCCAAAAGGCAAGCGGTGACGACCAGTTCGCGCAGGCCCGCAAGCTCGTGGCGGACCAGCTCAAGACGACCACGGCCTACCAGACCAACCTCTCGCCGGCCGTGCAGAACGCGATCGTGTCGCAGGTGCAGTTGGCCATGCAGGGCAAGAAGAGCGCGGCGCAGGCCGTGAAGGACGCCCAGGCGAAGGCCGACGAGCTGCTGAAGCAGGCTGGTTGA
- a CDS encoding NEW3 domain-containing protein: MRVTAALSTELFVGTAEHPLQVVAAELAHVPGRPVRLTVEGPGVHGTAETVVGEDGTAHVEIPVTADLAPGERCSIEVTAADGDQLATLTTEFTVAEPGWTMFMVSHFHYDPVWWNTQGAYTETWDVADDPASTGLPARTFDSRGQSGMTLVRAHCDLARRDPAYTFVLAEVDYLKPYWDAFPEERAFLRELIRTGRVEIMGGTYNEPNTNLTGAEATVRNALYGDGFQRGILGATPETAWQLDAFGHDPQFPGLMADAGVSSSSWARGPFHQWGPTLSVFGEEPRDPQRMQFPAEFSWIAPSGRGLLTAYMVNHYGAGWAIDNAPTLPEAEAAALKLFRGLKKVALTRNVLLPVGGDYAPPCRWVMDIHRDWNARYVSPRFVSAIPRDFFAAVRVELDEEGRKASPQTRDMNPVYTGKDVSYIDTKQAQRHGETLLADAEAWATLASLVAQHPYPDAALDKAWRQLIYGAHHDAITGSESDQVYIDLMTGWRELYDLAETVHADATDALAATVAQMPGAADDLVVFNAATWERRDVLTVADPGRVPLDDTGLPLPAVREGDQLRVVVPDVPGMGLKALPLAEGSVPEWTPGEGLTIRNEFYEVTVDPARGGGVSSLRELAEGGRELLRAGDIGNELVVQEEYARHPRFGEGPWHLTPTGTNAARSRDVIAEVDVQHSPAGSRITVTADLGLFRYTQRLTLWAGVPRLDLTTTVDGYDGADRLIRVRWPSDVTGGLPVHEVADAVIGRGFGFVEVDSEEFPWTLDNPANTWFGLGSTARVAVRDESGQLLGHRSIGVAELVYADWGDAGELGTPLAAALVRAGVTATSTIAGGPRYGDLEVDSNLPDFRIAVGAPERNSVVAEALGWDPAAGREVRRQLAERGVAVVWVAPRAGLREEWVPGADLRDLERLPLLVVAGTRPEDDAKAVDALIADLDDAALTATAAGGCEALPPGDAWDGRSFAVLNRGTPGCVVTSSGDLYMSLMRSCTGWPSGIWVDPPRRTAPDGSAFQLQRWTHEFEYAVVAGAGDWREARFPQAGHEFNHPLTARLRTSTQQGTLPRKLALLALEPAGEVVLDALKPVGSPLARGSAVPVDPGRGVVVRMHEVNGRPVRARIRGPRDWAEGARADVLEAPGEELTPERDGGLAVDLTGFEVATVLATADVETSTGPGLAADEPAQPVHTRYWLHNSGPAPRGNMPVSVYLSPGVLTVSGPVTATVRVGSELTDAPVSGTVRIEVPPGWTARPAELPYALGPGGFTLAEVAVTPPPEPEPGRHWLAARLEYGGQTYEDVVALDVAGWQHGPTLVSGLGVERVTVRAGERVQVPVTVRNTTRGPINGTLWAVSSWGTWAGVAPGCQGFTVAGGAEQECLIEVDGSAVEPGSYWLLAKVAWNGCVAYTEAVALEVTP; encoded by the coding sequence ATGCGCGTCACCGCTGCCCTGTCGACCGAGTTGTTCGTCGGCACCGCCGAGCATCCGCTCCAGGTGGTGGCCGCCGAACTCGCCCATGTCCCCGGCCGGCCGGTCCGCCTCACGGTCGAGGGCCCCGGCGTGCACGGCACCGCGGAGACGGTCGTGGGCGAGGACGGCACCGCGCACGTCGAGATACCCGTGACCGCCGACCTCGCACCCGGCGAGCGATGCTCGATCGAGGTGACGGCCGCCGACGGCGACCAACTGGCCACGCTCACCACCGAGTTCACGGTCGCCGAACCCGGCTGGACCATGTTCATGGTCAGCCACTTCCACTACGACCCCGTCTGGTGGAACACCCAGGGCGCCTACACCGAGACCTGGGACGTGGCCGACGACCCCGCCTCCACCGGTCTCCCGGCCCGCACCTTCGACTCCCGCGGCCAGTCCGGCATGACCCTCGTCCGCGCCCACTGCGACCTGGCCCGCCGCGACCCCGCGTACACCTTCGTGCTGGCCGAGGTCGACTACCTCAAGCCGTACTGGGACGCCTTCCCCGAAGAGCGCGCCTTCCTGCGGGAGTTGATCCGCACCGGCCGGGTCGAGATCATGGGCGGCACCTACAACGAGCCCAACACCAACCTCACCGGCGCCGAGGCGACCGTACGCAACGCCCTGTACGGGGACGGCTTCCAGCGCGGCATCCTGGGCGCGACCCCCGAAACCGCTTGGCAGCTCGACGCGTTCGGGCACGACCCGCAGTTCCCCGGCCTGATGGCGGACGCGGGAGTCTCCTCCAGCTCATGGGCGCGTGGACCGTTCCACCAGTGGGGCCCGACCCTGTCCGTGTTCGGCGAGGAGCCACGCGACCCCCAACGCATGCAGTTCCCGGCCGAGTTCAGCTGGATCGCCCCCTCCGGGCGCGGACTCCTCACGGCCTACATGGTCAACCACTACGGCGCCGGCTGGGCCATCGACAACGCGCCCACGCTCCCCGAGGCGGAAGCGGCGGCGCTGAAGCTCTTCCGGGGACTCAAGAAGGTCGCGCTCACCCGCAACGTCCTGCTCCCGGTCGGCGGGGACTACGCGCCCCCGTGCCGCTGGGTGATGGACATCCACCGGGACTGGAACGCCCGTTACGTGTCGCCGCGCTTCGTCAGCGCGATCCCCCGGGACTTCTTCGCCGCCGTCCGCGTCGAGTTGGACGAGGAGGGCCGCAAGGCGTCCCCGCAGACCCGGGACATGAACCCGGTCTACACCGGCAAGGACGTCTCCTACATCGACACCAAGCAGGCCCAGCGCCACGGCGAGACCCTCCTCGCCGACGCCGAGGCCTGGGCGACCCTGGCCTCGCTGGTCGCCCAACACCCCTACCCCGACGCGGCGTTGGACAAGGCCTGGCGCCAGCTCATCTACGGCGCCCACCACGACGCCATCACCGGCTCCGAGTCGGACCAGGTGTACATCGACCTGATGACCGGCTGGCGCGAGCTGTACGACCTGGCCGAGACGGTGCACGCCGACGCGACGGACGCCCTGGCCGCGACGGTCGCCCAAATGCCGGGTGCCGCCGATGACTTGGTCGTGTTCAACGCGGCGACCTGGGAGCGCCGGGACGTCCTGACGGTCGCCGACCCGGGCCGCGTCCCGCTGGACGACACCGGCCTGCCGCTGCCCGCCGTACGCGAGGGCGACCAACTCCGCGTCGTCGTACCGGACGTGCCCGGCATGGGCCTCAAGGCCCTCCCGCTCGCCGAGGGTTCGGTACCCGAGTGGACGCCCGGCGAGGGCCTGACCATCCGCAACGAGTTCTACGAGGTGACGGTCGACCCCGCGCGCGGCGGCGGCGTCAGCAGCCTGCGCGAACTGGCCGAGGGTGGCCGGGAGTTGCTGCGCGCCGGCGACATCGGCAACGAACTCGTCGTACAGGAGGAGTACGCACGGCACCCGCGTTTCGGCGAGGGACCGTGGCATCTCACACCGACCGGGACCAACGCCGCACGCAGCCGGGACGTCATCGCCGAGGTCGATGTCCAGCACTCCCCCGCCGGCTCCCGGATCACCGTCACCGCCGACCTCGGACTGTTCCGGTACACGCAGCGGCTGACGCTGTGGGCCGGGGTCCCGCGCCTCGATCTGACGACGACCGTCGACGGCTACGACGGCGCCGACCGGCTGATCCGGGTGCGCTGGCCGTCCGACGTGACCGGCGGGCTGCCGGTGCACGAGGTCGCGGACGCGGTGATCGGGCGCGGGTTCGGGTTCGTGGAGGTGGACAGCGAGGAGTTCCCGTGGACGCTCGACAACCCGGCGAACACGTGGTTCGGGCTGGGATCCACCGCACGGGTCGCGGTACGGGACGAGTCGGGGCAGTTGCTCGGGCACCGGTCGATCGGCGTCGCCGAACTCGTCTACGCCGACTGGGGCGACGCCGGTGAACTCGGTACGCCGCTCGCGGCGGCCCTGGTCCGCGCCGGGGTCACCGCGACCTCGACAATCGCCGGTGGCCCGCGCTACGGCGACCTCGAAGTCGACTCCAATCTCCCCGACTTCCGTATCGCCGTAGGTGCGCCCGAGCGCAACTCCGTGGTCGCCGAGGCCCTCGGCTGGGACCCGGCCGCAGGTCGCGAGGTGCGCCGGCAACTGGCCGAGCGGGGTGTGGCGGTGGTGTGGGTCGCGCCGCGTGCCGGGCTGCGCGAGGAGTGGGTGCCCGGGGCCGACCTGCGCGACCTCGAACGACTGCCGCTGCTCGTGGTCGCGGGCACCCGCCCCGAGGACGACGCCAAGGCGGTCGACGCGCTGATCGCCGACCTCGACGACGCGGCCCTCACGGCCACGGCGGCGGGCGGCTGCGAGGCGCTACCGCCGGGCGACGCCTGGGACGGCCGCAGCTTCGCCGTGCTCAACCGGGGCACGCCCGGCTGTGTCGTCACCTCCTCCGGCGACCTCTACATGTCCCTCATGCGCTCCTGCACCGGCTGGCCCTCCGGCATCTGGGTCGACCCGCCGCGCCGTACGGCACCGGACGGTTCGGCCTTCCAACTCCAGCGCTGGACCCATGAGTTCGAGTACGCGGTGGTCGCGGGCGCGGGTGACTGGCGTGAGGCGCGTTTCCCTCAGGCCGGACATGAGTTCAACCACCCGCTCACGGCCCGCCTGCGGACCTCCACCCAACAGGGCACCCTGCCAAGGAAGTTGGCCCTGCTCGCCCTGGAACCGGCGGGCGAGGTCGTCCTCGATGCCCTCAAGCCGGTCGGCTCCCCGCTCGCCCGGGGCAGCGCGGTTCCGGTCGATCCGGGGCGCGGTGTCGTCGTACGGATGCACGAGGTGAACGGCCGGCCGGTGCGGGCCCGGATACGCGGGCCGCGCGACTGGGCCGAGGGTGCGCGGGCCGACGTGCTGGAGGCGCCCGGTGAGGAGTTGACGCCGGAGCGGGATGGTGGGCTCGCCGTCGATCTGACCGGGTTCGAGGTCGCGACGGTGCTGGCGACTGCCGACGTCGAGACCTCAACCGGGCCTGGACTTGCGGCAGATGAGCCCGCGCAACCCGTCCACACCCGCTACTGGCTCCACAACTCCGGCCCCGCGCCCCGGGGAAACATGCCGGTGTCCGTGTACCTCTCCCCCGGCGTGCTCACCGTCTCCGGCCCCGTCACCGCAACCGTCAGAGTCGGCTCAGAACTCACCGACGCACCGGTGTCCGGCACCGTGAGGATCGAGGTCCCGCCCGGCTGGACCGCGCGACCCGCCGAGCTGCCGTACGCGTTGGGCCCAGGCGGGTTCACGCTGGCGGAGGTGGCCGTGACGCCTCCGCCGGAACCGGAGCCCGGCCGGCACTGGCTCGCGGCCCGGTTGGAGTACGGCGGGCAGACGTACGAGGACGTCGTGGCGCTGGACGTGGCGGGCTGGCAGCATGGCCCAACGCTGGTGTCCGGTCTGGGAGTTGAGCGGGTCACCGTGCGGGCGGGCGAGCGGGTCCAGGTGCCCGTGACCGTCCGCAACACCACCCGGGGGCCCATCAACGGCACCCTCTGGGCCGTCTCCTCGTGGGGCACCTGGGCCGGGGTCGCACCCGGCTGCCAGGGGTTCACGGTGGCCGGTGGCGCGGAACAGGAGTGCCTGATCGAGGTGGACGGCTCGGCGGTGGAACCGGGGTCGTACTGGCTGCTCGCGAAGGTCGCCTGGAACGGGTGTGTCGCCTACACGGAGGCCGTCGCGCTGGAGGTGACGCCGTGA
- a CDS encoding MurR/RpiR family transcriptional regulator has protein sequence MPPTDVTTLIRTELPRLAGSLRKVGELILEDPAAVTHCSAAELGRRTGTSQATVTRFCRAVGLDSYQHLLIELAQERGRGEVSDWGTAEIGPDISPDDDLERVVQVVGSADLRAVQQTIDRIDLDAVERAATAAARARRIDVYGIGGSGAVAQETETRLFRIGCAVRGWTEVHAASTSAALLTPADVAIGISHSGSTRETIEPFELAKERGATTIALTSDPRSALARTADIRLISSSSATSFPTGIIGARHSVLVLIDCLYVRIAQLSYQRASASLALTDHIAGEHAVKSRRGR, from the coding sequence ATGCCCCCGACAGACGTCACCACCCTCATCCGCACCGAGCTGCCCCGCCTGGCCGGCTCACTGAGGAAGGTCGGCGAGCTGATCCTGGAGGATCCGGCCGCCGTCACCCACTGCTCGGCCGCCGAGCTGGGCCGCCGCACCGGCACGTCGCAGGCCACGGTGACCCGCTTCTGCCGCGCGGTCGGCCTCGACTCGTACCAGCATCTGCTGATCGAGCTGGCCCAGGAGCGCGGTCGCGGCGAGGTCTCCGACTGGGGCACCGCCGAGATCGGCCCGGACATCTCCCCGGACGACGATCTCGAACGGGTCGTGCAGGTCGTGGGCAGCGCGGACCTGCGCGCGGTGCAGCAGACGATCGACCGGATCGACCTCGACGCGGTGGAGCGCGCGGCCACGGCCGCCGCCCGCGCCCGGCGCATCGACGTCTACGGCATCGGTGGCAGCGGCGCGGTCGCGCAGGAGACCGAGACCCGGCTGTTCCGCATCGGCTGCGCGGTGCGCGGCTGGACCGAGGTGCACGCCGCCTCCACCTCCGCCGCCCTGCTCACCCCGGCGGACGTCGCCATCGGCATCTCCCACTCCGGTTCGACCCGCGAGACCATCGAGCCCTTCGAACTCGCCAAGGAGCGCGGCGCGACCACCATCGCCCTCACCTCCGACCCGCGCTCCGCACTCGCCCGCACCGCCGACATCCGGCTGATCTCCTCGTCCTCGGCGACCAGTTTCCCCACCGGCATCATCGGTGCCCGCCACTCGGTCCTGGTCCTCATCGACTGCCTCTACGTCCGCATCGCGCAGCTCTCCTACCAGCGCGCGAGCGCCTCCCTGGCCCTCACCGACCACATCGCCGGGGAGCATGCCGTGAAGTCCCGCCGGGGCCGGTGA